In Thermococcus celericrescens, the genomic stretch TCCGCTCGAAGGGCTGGAAAACTGCATCAAAAACGATTCATAAAGAAGCGCTTTGCCCGCTGCCTGTTCCCCTCATTTTTCTCGGACAGCAGATTAGGGTTCTCCGCAAATAGGAACTCATAAAGGCGCTTCAGGAGGAGCATGACTCCAGCATAAAGCCACACAAAGAACGCGGCGATACCGTTGGTAAAGTAACCCCAGAAGAGTAGCGTCCCGACTATAACGCCGATCGAGAGGGCAATCATGAGCCTAAGCAGGAGCGCATAGCCGTAGCGCTCCATCAATAGCCCAAAATCCACACCACTCACCAAACATTTACCACGGTGTAAATGTTTATAAGCCTTACTCTAAGCAAAAATTCAGAAAGAAACGGCGAACGGTAAAACCGAGCAAAACGTATAAACGGGAAATATGTAGCAACACCGGTGATAACATGCTGATCGGAGCCGCGATGATGCCCCATGGAAACCCCGTCCTGGAGCCGGAAGACGAGGAGACGAAGAGGCTCGCCGAGGTTCTCGGGAAGATAGGAAGGGCCCTCAGTGACGCCGATGCCTACGTCCTCATAAGCCCGCACAACGTCCGGATGAGCGACCACCTTGGCGTGGTCATGGCCGAGCACCTCGTCTCGTGGCTCGGCTTCGAGGGCAAGGAGCTCCCCGGCGAATGGAGAACGGAGAAAGAGCTCGCGAGAAAAATCTACGAATCGGCAAAGAGCGCCGGCCTGCCTGTGGTGGACATGAACTTCGCCGCGCTGAGCGGAGACTACTCCCGGTGGCCGCTGAGCTGGGGCGAGCTGATACCCCTGCACTTCCTCGAAAAGAAGCCGCTCGTTCTCCTGACGCCGGCCAGAAATGTGCCCAGGGAGGTGCTCGTTCGCTTCGGAGAGGTTATTGGAGACGTCATAGAATGGAGCGAAAAGAGGGTGGCGTTCATAGCCAGCGCCGACCACGGGCACGGGCACAGTGAGGAGGGCCCGTACGGAAAGGTAAAGGAAAGCGAGGAGTACGACAGGCTCGTCATGGAGATTATCTCGGAAAACAGGCTGGAAAAGCTCATGGAAATCCCCAAGGAGCTCGTGAGAAAAGCCCTTGTAGACAGCTACTGGCAGCTCCTCGTCCTCCACGGGCTTCTGAAGAGGGTCCCGATGGGGGTGAGGGAAACCTCCTACGCCTGCCCGACATACTTCGGCATGGCAGGAGCGCTGTGGGTTAGGTGAGCTACAGCACGTCAAAGCTGATCTCAAGCAGTTCCTTGCTCTTCCTAAACCGGACCTTTCTGATTTTTATCTCCCCGATTTCTCCAATCGTTGCGGTATGCTCCTCCTTGCATGCGTTCACGTTCCAGCCCTCTATGACGACTACCTTCAGCGTCTTAACTTCTGGCGGAATCGGGAAGAGGTCGTACATATCCTCGCCGAAGCGCTCCTCGGCCTCCTCCCTGGGAAGCTCATAGACCCTAACCAGAACGTTCTCCCTAACCTTCTCGCTGGCGAGGCGCCCTATCTCGGCGATTTCTTCAGGCGTCGGCTTCCTGTCGAACTTGACGGTCACCCTTCCATGGTTTCCGTCCACGTAAACGCTCGTCGTCCACTTGGCCTTTTCACCCAAAACCTTGACAACGGCGCCTTTGACC encodes the following:
- a CDS encoding DODA-type extradiol aromatic ring-opening family dioxygenase yields the protein MLIGAAMMPHGNPVLEPEDEETKRLAEVLGKIGRALSDADAYVLISPHNVRMSDHLGVVMAEHLVSWLGFEGKELPGEWRTEKELARKIYESAKSAGLPVVDMNFAALSGDYSRWPLSWGELIPLHFLEKKPLVLLTPARNVPREVLVRFGEVIGDVIEWSEKRVAFIASADHGHGHSEEGPYGKVKESEEYDRLVMEIISENRLEKLMEIPKELVRKALVDSYWQLLVLHGLLKRVPMGVRETSYACPTYFGMAGALWVR
- a CDS encoding alanyl-tRNA editing protein, translated to MPSVDVRTHTALHVVKGAVVKVLGEKAKWTTSVYVDGNHGRVTVKFDRKPTPEEIAEIGRLASEKVRENVLVRVYELPREEAEERFGEDMYDLFPIPPEVKTLKVVVIEGWNVNACKEEHTATIGEIGEIKIRKVRFRKSKELLEISFDVL